Part of the Perognathus longimembris pacificus isolate PPM17 chromosome 1, ASM2315922v1, whole genome shotgun sequence genome, CAACATAATTAAAGACAAATTGTTCTGGTTAAGTGATAACCAAAAGATGGcctaatattatatattaaaaaaaaccacaacctGCTCCTGAATGCAGAGAATATACtatgatattaaaattttttctgataaaggaagcaactacagaaagcctttattatatttgttcaaagtaacaagtactgttgagaaaaaaaaatgaaaaactcaaTAACTACAAATACTACTTTCAAAACCAACATCTGAAACTTgatttttattagaatgtagttatTGTTTCACACCACTAACTAAAAAAAACCAAGActcagattatatatatgtacacatatatacatatatgtataaatatgtatgaaaAACAATGCAGACAATTATTGAGCTTCATCTTCTGGACAAGAATGCCAAGTTAGTCTCTTTTCATAAAAGGCAATTGTAATCTGAGGACACTTCCTATTCACCTCTTTTGCCGGCACCAAGTCAGTTCCATAGGAATCTTTCCATTTCATGAGAATTATCAATTCTCCACTGCTGTCTGTGGCACCAGACCCCTGCAAACCCCTTGGTTTGTCAGaagcatctcttttcttctttgctttgcgATCATCAGATTCGCTGTCTGACAGagaatttctttttgtattatccttttctttaccagatttttttgtcttttttttttttttttggtactggggatcgaacccaggacgttacacttgctaggcaagtgttttgccactgagctacatcctagcccctCTTtacttgatttttgaggattaagaAGTGCTTCAATGAATTCTGGACAGtctaaattttcttcaggttcccaagtaTTATCAGAATTTGTAAATCTCTTCCACTCCATGAAATATTCTTCCTTCCCATTCAGTGCTTTTTCCACAACAAATTCTTTAGGCTCTGTTTCTTCAAAGTTTTTACTCCTgccattctgtttctttcccatgTTTTGCAATGTACACTTGTTAGAGGACATTTTTAATAGTAGACTTGAAGAGCTATGGCTCAGCTGCTCTGAGTCACAACCCTGTAGCAGCAGCATCTCAATATAACACATCTTGATTTGTGTCACCCATTCCATCATTCTTACTCCTCCATCTCATCCCttcccttcttatttttttttagcatatacaatgaattcttcactgcattctcccccacttTTCTTCATTCACTAGCCCCTCTCTTACAAGTACCCATTCTTTCTAAGTATTTGCACCATTTGAGTTCTCCTAgggtctaccatatttcagtcaaTTCACTGTaatcacttgcataccacccaatatatttacttctagatttataggtaAATTCTAGCTAATTCCACAAATGAGGGTAATCATGTAACCTTTGCCTCTCTAGGTCTGAATTACTTCatctaatgtaattttttccaagtctttccatttcctaatgaatggcACAATAACATTCTTTACAATGGTTGAGTAACATACCAATGCGTATATAtagtacattttcttgatcaattcatccATCCAGGGGCATCTGGCTTAATTCCATAGCTTAGCAAATAGTACTGCAATggatatggttgtgctggtggctttactgtaacctgGTTTGTAGTCTCttgtgtaaatgcccaggagtgaaattACTGTATTATAGGAATTTTCACTTTGGATAGTCTTGTCACAACTGCAGATTATTAACAGTATTACCTGCTATAATATGGAGGAAATTTTTTAGCCACCTTTCGTTGTGGTGGTGAGCTCAGTGGCCGTGTTTGTTTTAAATGCTATGTGGGGCCAATTTTCACAGCAGCAGCTCATCTATCCAGTATAGTTCTTACTGAATTCAAATAGTGATCTCTACACATATTTTCTCTATATATAATATAGGTATCATATGAAATATGTATTGATCAATTGTTTATATTATTGATAAGGCTATTAGAAGGCTATTATTGATAAGCAATTAGAAGTTATGCTTTGGGTATCAGTGTCTCTATTCCTCTACATAGTTCAAGGTTCAAGGGTCAACTGTATTTAGCTAGTTAGCTCCAGGGAAGGTATTTCACTTTTATCATGGTATGGTGTATGGCATTATGTAGTGGCAAAATAAGAGGTAAGAGGAAATAAGAGAGaataggggagagagagaaacaaagagacagatggaggaagaagaagcTGAGAAGacggagagaaagaagaagagaagcagTTGGTCACATGGagagataggaaggaagaaatcagAGGCTTAATGCACTATCCCTTGAGAACTACATTAATCCTTTGCTTCTCCTCATCTCTCCATCTGCTCAGGTCCCAGCATCTCAGCACCTCCGCACCATCACACCAATGACCAACTTCCCAGCACAGGAAGCATGGGTGGTCAACCTCTAATCACAGTATGTTCTCTATCACCTTCCTGTCAAGGGCCAAGAAGGATTCTTTCTTATGTACAATGTTTATTTCCACAGAACTATATCTAAGTAAGGAGGATCTGAAAAAGCTTCATGACTTTGAAGAGCAATGTGTGGAAAAATACTTCCACGAGAAGGCAGAAGGTCTGAATTGTAGTTTTGAGGAACAGATCCGAGTGACATCAGAAAGGTAAAAATGACTGTGTTCTTATATTCCCAAACTCCTATCCAAACCCAGTCCTACTAGTCTGCATAGAAGTATAGAGAGAACTATTTTCAAATCTGAGGTCTTAGTTCTGTACAATTGgaagtatatatgaatatatgagtcATTGTGTATTTATTATAACATCTGCTTTGTTCTAGGCCTGTTCTCATTTCTAGGGGACAGAGTGGGGAATGAGAACTAAGTCATTGGCCTTTTAGTACTTCCTTCCTCATGTGTGCATATGGAGGGATTCAGGAAGCACATAGAACAAACATATGACTTAAGATAAACAAGGAAAAGAACTCTGAAGAATTCTAAGTAGTCATGGGAAGAGGAGGAATGGGGCTGTGACACCCCATTGGGTTAGAGGTTGGATTGGACTAGTTTTGATAGCCTGGTCCTGAAGGCTTGTGGTAAGGAGTTTGCAGACATGTCTAAAGGAGTGGGAGTACAACAGGTGGGGCCACCAGGTGTGGTAGTGCAATGTTATGGTCCCCTGAGGAAGCATGGTGAGTCTGGCCATATTAGGTAGGCCTCAGAGAAGGTGAGTAATAAGCATGCTGCCTGTGGGGTGTGGAGATCTCAGAGTctgaggaaagaggagaaggtgTGCTGGAGAAGAGAGCATGGTAGGAAACTAGTGGGATCAAAGCATAGTGGATGTGTTTCTCAGTGTGGCACATGGCTTTCTGCTAAGGTGGGAAGACTTTATGGAAATGGTAGAAATGAGACCCAAGGATATATCATGAACAAGATGGGCCacacagtggtggtggtggtgattgggTTGCACTACTCCTCAGGCTTTGATTTGATGTGTTGTCCTTGGGTTGATGTTTGGAGACTGTCTATTAACCACAGGCATGGTTTCAAAAGACATTTCCCTTCTTGTGTGTGATGGTAAGTGATTTGATTCAGGAAGATCTGAGTCCATGCCATTGCTGGTTATATCACTGGGTAGAAGTGTCCTGGCTTCATGGTTTGGTTTGGGCCTTATGGTAAGGTTGAGGATCTGCAGATACTTGAGCTGCTGAGGAAGCTTCAGGGTGGGAGAGAAAAAACCCGAACACATTCCAGTTCCAACAGGCAGTAGCTCAAGTTATTCTTGGACCAGATGGTTCTCTAATGATTGACATGTCTCCATGGAAGAGCTGAGTAGTCTGACAGGATTAAGACAGCAAAGGAGACAGACAGTTAGAAAACAGGGATTCCAAGCCATTTTATTCATGAATAACATGAAGAAACATGTTAGATACCTATAGGCTGGGCCTAAGAGTGTTTTAGTAAAAGCAGCAGAACCTTCTAGTTTCTGCAAAGCAACCTAGACAACTATTATCATAGTCCACACAGAGGTGTTCTCAAGTCTATCAGTAATAATTTCCCCTTGTCTTGGTCATTTTTGCAGCAATCTCCAACTCCCCAAATGTTAGTTTGGATTAGTTACAAATGGCTCCTGGTCTGTAATCATTGTGACCTGTGGCTCAATCcggtgatttttgttgttggttgtggagcttgaactctggacctgggtactgtccccgagttttttgttcaaggctagtgctctaccacttgagccacagcaccacttccatttttctggtggataaatggaaataagagtctcacagactttcctgtttcctTGGACTAAAACCCTCCTACTGTTACTTtctaagtatctgggattacaggcataaatcacCACATTTGAGATTCATGTGACTCATTTAGCTGGAGATATTTAGAAAAGTCtggatatggggctggggatatggcctagtggcaagagtgcctgcctcatatacatgaggccctgggtttgattccccagcaccacatatacagaaaatggccagaagtggcgctgtggctcaagtggcagagtgctagccttgagcaaaaagaagccagggacagtgcttaggcccagagtccaagccctaggactggcaaaaaaaaaaaaagtctggatatATGAATGGAATTCCTGGCAGAAACTTAGAACTAGATGAGAAGATGACCTGTCTATTTGGAGAGCCAAGTGCAGTTGATATCCATGTATTATAGGAAACAAAATTGTGTCAGAGAAAGGAAGTTGAATGAGGAAAGTCAGTGTGCTAATTGTCAAACTCTTGGAGCTGAAACAATTGCAAAATAAAGATGGAGGAAGGGGTAGAGGGAGAGAGactgggagaggaaaaagagagagggaaagaactaGAGGGTggaagactcacaaaaaaagatTTGATTGGAGGCATACCAGGAGAACTAGCAGAAGGAACTATGAGAAGTTAGGTGAATATAGAGTAAAAACTTGAGAGCCAAAGAAACAGTgacaataatataaaaaatttaaaaaagcatataCCACTGGATTTCTCTTGGCCTCTTTTCTTGGTATGTAAAGAGAGAATTAATTATAAGTTGTATGGGTATGTAGGTTCTGAAAAATCTTGATACCTCCAAAGAATTTTCAATTTGATTGTGAAGCTCTAATTTAGAAATAGTTCAGGATGTTCGGGTGTCACACAGGAATGAAGACACCAACCCAACAGGAACTCAGCAAGggaaaatttacttctgtggaaGGGTGCACCATCAGCCAGGTGGtttggccaaagcaggaacttttcagaaaaaaatgattcatTCAAGATTAACAAAAACTACTTTGATAAAAGACCCCTTTCTCATAGGCAGTGTAATGCTCTTGATACATTTTACACATGAAGCATcacatttgagaaatattgtgTACTGTGAGAAATGTCAGTGCTTTCACACAGTGGCTCTTTTGTGCATCAACTAGGGAGAGTTAGCCTGACCAGATACCATTGCTTTCTCGCCATGAAGCCTTATTGGGCAGCATCTGTAAACAGCTCCCAGCATCTGAAATCTTGGTGGTCGCTCCTGTGTACTTCTTGATGCACTTGGACTGTCCTGCCCCTCTACCTTACTTCTCACAAATTCATGTTGATCCCTAAAGGGTTATTGAAGGGTTTAAAATGGAATATCATGCGTGGATACATGGGTTTGGTACCTAGTCACATGTCCCAGGCTCTGACACCCAACCTCTTCAGGAGGATGGGGTGAGCTGTGATGTGGGCCAAGTAAGATGGTGGGTATGGAACTTGAGAATAATGCCTGGCCCAGAGTGAGCACCAAGGCCATGGTTATGGCGATGATTCTAATTCTCCTTGCTGCTCTCCTCTTTTCCGGGGACCTTGTCCACCCTGACAATGGTGGCATGTTCATTTTCCATCTACATTCACATCTCACCTAGGAGCAACTGAAATGACAGGAGTTCATTCAGAATGACAGTGAGGCTAGAAATGAATGCAGCTGTTGGTCTAGGAAGATAATTAAGTATGCTTCACAGGACAGGCACTTTAGAAAATAAGAATctgtagccaggcaccaatggctcacatctgtaatcctagctactcagtaggctgggatatgagaatcaagattcaaagccagccctggcagaaaagtccatgagactcttatctttaattaattaccaaaaagctatggctcaaagtggtagagcacaagccttgcacaaaagaactcaggaacagtgcccaagtcctgagttcaaaccctatgactgaccaaaaaaaaaaaaaaaaaaaaaaagaatctgtaaaaGCAAAAGAACCCTATCTGAGGTAAGCTGGTTGATTGTGAAGCAAGTCCTTATGTGCACACATTTCCTGGGGCTGTTGAATGGTTGCTAGTCTCCTTTGTGTCTGTTTGATGTGACTGCTGCTAATGGGTCTTGATAAGCCCCATTACCATCATCCATACTGCACTATTTTTGAATTCAATGTACTTGGTGGAGAGACTCCAATTAAGCATATTTGGAAAAGGCTATACAAAATATGGTTTGTGCTCTTTTCATATAACTCTTGCTAATTCTAACTTTGCAAGATCAAGTAATGTTTATTAAGGAATTACTGAGTGACAGAAGTTGAATTGTACAGAAAGAACAAAGGATTCTATTCATGTACAATTTGATGGAAATGGAAAATACTACTTTATTCCCTTACATTTTTCTTCTGTGCCACAGAAacagaactcagggactaggtgttATCCTTGCTCTTTTAAgttcaagactagtattctaccatttgagctacaactctacttccagctttctagtggttaactggagatgaatctcatggatatgcctgcccaggctggaaaatCAAACCTCAattcctagatctcagcttcctgggattacacgcatgagccactggctctttttaaaaatctttgataGTACTTGGGTGTGATCTCAAAGCCTCAcatttgctgggcaggtgctttaccacttgatctatacccttagtcctttttgctttagttttgttttttttttcaggtaaggtcttgctATTGCAAAGGGCCATTCTGGGACTTTGATTGCCTACTtgtacctcctgaatagctgagattgcaggtgtgatccaccatgACTGTTTGTTGAGATAGAAATTGCTTGGCTGGCCTTAAATCAAGATTCTCTTGATtgctgcctcatgagtagctggggttacaagtaTCAGTCACCATGCCggattctgttttatttcttaattccTACTTACAGAGGTTCCAGACAGGATTGGAAAGTATTTCAATTCCTATGCTTTGAGATTTAGAGGGAGGAAGTCTGATTCTGTTTTGAGATTTAAAGGGATAGGgcccagactgtgagttcaagctccagtactggcaccaaaccaaacaaaaacaaaaacaaaaacaaaacaagaaaagaaatcgCCAAAGAAAGCAATAGTCagaaatgtatgattttttaaatgactacATAATGTTCCATCTGTTAATAATGTGAGAAATATTTGTGTGCTCTAGCATAGTGAAGTTAACTATCTTGTATTTCAGTATTACATTCCTGCCTCTATGGAGttgttttaatcttttaaaaaaattctatttggAAACAGATGTTGTTACAATGTAGACAAAGTTACTATTATGGTAATTTTTATCTCTGCAATTGAATGAGGGTGATGATTTCTCttgtttccttcccttttgtATTTCATATTTGGTGAATTAAGTATTCGTGTCTCTGTGGGTGTTTTTACTTCTTCAAAGGTTCTGAAAAGATTTTAGTTATTAGAGGTTACTTGAATCCCTAATCATATTTGCTAGGGTGAGGATTTTCTGATTGGATTTTATTTGGAAACTTTGTATTATGTTTTTAAATGCAATTTGCTTTTATGTCTTCAAGACTTACTTAGTTTGTAGCTTATCCATGGACTGTTGAAGTTGAGTGAGGATATCATTGAAGGAAAGTACTCCAAACTGGGTGCTTTTCTATTCATAGAAAGTTATTATCTCTCATTTCTGAAAGCTGAAAATCTTGTGTGTGGGGTTGGCAGCCTGCATTCCCCATGATAACTCTAGAAAAGATCCCAGCATTCCTGGTTTAGCTTCTGATGTCTGCTGGCAACTCTTAGTGTTCCCTAGTTGTGACTGTCCAGACTAACCCTGGGGTTGTCTCCTTTGTCTTTTCCATCATCTCTCCTCCATGTGCCTGTGTCTTCTCTCTATGTGCATATGCTAACATTTCCCTCCACATGCCAGTCAGATGGGATTCCATTGTAAATTAGTTGAACGCAATTCAGCCTAATGTTAACTCCATCACCTCTGTACATTCTCTTTCTAAATAAGGTCTCATGATGGATACTGTGGCTAACACTTTGTATGCCCCCCCTTTTTTGAGGGACATGAAACAAAACTACTCCCCATCAGAGTCATTTGCAGGGATAACTACAGATAAGTATTAGTCAATATTTTCCTCAATGGAATTAATATATTTAGTtcaatttatttgttgtttaCTTGTATACATGTACAGATGAAAATGCGTTGTTTTCACATGAGTCAAATCAATGGCTGGacatcataattttttaaatacattttttgagTTAGTACCTCAGTATGTAGGCCAGGTTGGTTTTCAGTTCATAATTCTTCTGGgacagcctcccaagtgttgagattatgagcatgtgctaccatgccagGAAAGTCAAAATACATCATAATCTAAGGTAAATTATTCACAATAATGTTTAAATTTAGCCTTAGGCTTTTCCTGAGTATGGATCTTTTAAAGTGGATTTTGTTTTGGACTTGTGAAAACTACAGAGTTGgaggtttggtgttttttttttctttctttcttatttttctttttattttggtatctTCTTCAGGTTGTCCTTTTTCTATGAAAATCATACAATTCTTGTCCGTAGGAGATATTCAAGTGTTTGTCATGTTGAAGACATTAGTGACGTGGAATGGAATTACTTATCAGAGTGTTAAAGGAAAAACTGGCAAATTAGGAAACGTGGTTCTGAACTACTAGACAGGAATGAGGGCTAGGACAGAATattcataattttttctttggAAGTAAAGGAGGCATGAGCTCACCTGAGATAAGGCTGATACCGGAAAACCTCAATATTAGTCCTTTGTCTCTATGGTCTTGAAGAATGAGTCTAAGGTTACAGAAGTCTAAGGATAGGGAAGATTTATTGAAGGAAAAGGTAAGCAGAGCTCCTGTTAGATGAAAGGAGTCCCACAGAAGGACTCTGCTTGGGGTATATGGTGTAGTGATGAATAAGGTGTCTCTAGGAGAGCCTTGTGTCTGTTAAGATCATTGGACAGCCTGCAGGCCATATCAGTCTCCAGGCCCAATCAGAGGCTCCATACAGCCGGCACAAGCTTTCCACATATCTTTTAGCCCTTCTGATTGGTTGTCCATTCCAGCATATACCCCTGGGGTTCAGTCAGTCCTCAGTATGTGTGCAAATCACCCAGGGGGTAGTGGACCATGACATGAGGCTCAGAGGCCCAAATACTTGACTACTGAAGGCCATGTGATGGGATGTCTAGAGGCTTGGATACAGGCCTGCTCGAGGCCATAGTGAAGGATGCAGAATCTCTATGGGGAAGGGGCGTTTTCCCTGATTGCCTAATAACACTGTTTCTGTTCTCAAGACTACCTACTCTGTAGGGCAGCTTCACTTTGGCAAGCTTAGGTAACATGAGGTAAGGCTTAGCCACCCCGTCTGGGAAGAGGAGCAAGAATGCCTCCCAGTGGCTTACTGTGCTGTTTTGGTTttgctccttcccttccccattaGGGTTACAGAGATGTACTTCCACCTGAAGGAAATGAATGAGAAAGTGACTTTTATCAAGGACTCCCTGCTGAGCTTGGACAGCCAGGTGGGACACCTCCAGGACCTGTCCGCCCTGACCGTGGACACCCTGAAAGTCCTCTCTGTGGTGGACAGCTTGCAGGAGGACAAGGCTCTGCTGGGGAATGCTAGGCACTCAGCTGGCAGAAAACTTCCTCACAGCTGGAACAACTTGGTCTGTGCCCAGTTTCTCAGCAGCCCTGAGATCTCTGAAGGGAAGAAATTCCAGTATTATAGCATGCCCCCCTCTTTGCTGCGGAGTCTAATGAGAAGCCAGCTTCCCCCCAGACCACAGAGGGGGTCCTTTCTTGAGATTACTCCCACTCCAAAAGAGACCTCCAATGGAAGAGATGGCCAAGTGgagcaagaaacagaaaaaagcacaATTGCTTCTGGGGTGTCCTCAAACAGGCAAGCACCCTCTAAGTATGGCCAGTTTCTCCTGGTCCCCTCTTATTCAAAGCAATGTCTTGTGTCTACAGAAGCTGTCTCACCTCTGTGCAACCCCTATGTAGAAGCAGATATGCCCGGAATGGACCAGGTGTCCAAGAGCAAGGTCCCTGTTCACCTGCCTGAGAAAACCCTTGGGGTCTCTAACCAAGTATCAGTGGCTGACCCTGAAAAGCAGCAGGAGATGATGCCTCAGGTGTTGGATGAACAAGAGGAGATGGAGCAAGTACCATCCAGAGCAATGAGGTCACTCCCTTCCCAAGCTAATAGCACGCCCGCGCATAGCCGAGTGGGATACGTCAACTGGGCGTTTTCGGAAGGTGATGAGTCTGGTGTGTTGAGTCTCACAAGACAATGGCAATCCTGCTTGCCTTCCACTTGTTCCAGTGACTCCACACAGAGCAAATCACAAAGCTCAGTGCACACTGGAGGTGGAACACTC contains:
- the LOC125340631 gene encoding chromobox protein homolog 3-like, which gives rise to MMEWVTQIKMCYIEMLLLQGCDSEQLSHSSSSLLLKMSSNKCTLQNMGKKQNGRSKNFEETEPKEFVVEKALNGKEEYFMEWKRFTNSDNTWEPEENLDCPEFIEALLNPQKSGKEKDNTKRNSLSDSESDDRKAKKKRDASDKPRGLQGSGATDSSGELIILMKWKDSYGTDLVPAKEVNRKCPQITIAFYEKRLTWHSCPEDEAQ